CGGACTGGAAACTGCAGCACATTCACAGAATTTAATCACAACTTTGTTACAACAACTTTCTAAGGAAGAAGTGCAGATGATAGCACATAGGAATTTTTTGAATTACGTCAAAAATATAGAAGAAAATCGAAGCATGTAGAGAGATTTTTTTCTACATGCTTTTTTATAAGCGGTTAAATAAAGCAAATAAGTGCTCAATCCGCTAGAAAGATGTATGATAGTATAGGATATTGAAGTATGTACGAGTAGATTAGCAATATTTATATCTACTGACGGAGGGAATTTTCATGAATCGTAAGTTGTCGACAACAACCGGCGACCAAATTGAGACAGAAAAGTCGACACTGCAATTTTTTTCAGAAACAATTGAAGTGAATCGATTATCAGCATTAGCCTTTTTTGAAGCAGGGGAAGAATTCTTTGCAGGTCAACGATATTATTGGCAAAATCGTGAGAAAACTTTTACACTCGTTGGCTTAGGTCATGCGTATACGATTACAAGTCAGTCAGAGAAACAACGTTTTGATGATGTAGAACAACAATGGAAAAAGCTAACTCAGCATGTTGTAACAAATGACCAAGCGTTACAACCAATTCTGTTTGGAGGTTTTACCTTTGATCCTGAAAATGGAGTAACTGGTGAATGGGAAGGCATACCTCAAGCCTTTTTTGCTGTTGCAACCTATCAGCTTGTAATGCGTAATGACCATGTTTATATTAGTACCAACTACATTGCAGAGCAGGAAAATCCACAAGTATTTGAACAACTTTGTAAAAAACGTGATGAACTTATGCATACTGCTCAAGTAAAAGCATTGAAAACGTATTCAAAACCACAAGTGAAAAGTAGTTTTGAACCATATAAAGAAGAATATTTGGAATCTATTAAACAAGTGACATCTTTAATTCGTCAGAAAGAAGCAGATAAAGTGGTTATTGCTCGATCACTTGCCTTACAATTCGAAGAAGCTGTTTCTTCGCCAAATGTATTATCCCAAATTATTTTGGAACAACCAGAAAGTTATTTATTTGGGTTAGAATATCAAGACAAATTGTTTTTTGGTGCTTCACCTGAACGATTAGTAAAAGTTGAAGATTCTTATGCGTATTCTTCTTGTGTAGCAGGATCAGTAAAACGTGGGAAAACTGCTGAAGAAGATGAAAAATTGGGACAAAGTTTATTAAATGATGCCAAAAATCGTTCTGAACATCAATATGTAGTAGATATGATTGGTAACACATTTAAAGAAAATTGTTCAAGCTATGATATTCCATCACAGCCAAAACTTTTGAAAATTAGAGATATTCAGCATTTATTTACGCCAGTGGAGGGTCAATTAAAAAATAATGCAACGATCTTGCAATTAGTAAAGACATTACACCCGACACCAGCTTTAGGTGGTGTACCTCGTAACAGAGCAATGGAAGTTATACGAGCGTATGAACCCATGAACCGTGGCTATTACGCAGCACCAATTGGTTGGTTAGATGCAGAAGGTAATGGGGAATTTGCAGTTGCTATTCGTTCTGCTTTGTTACTTCAAGATAAGGCTTTCTTGTATGCTGGTGGAGGGATTGTTGCAGATTCGGAACCACAAAGCGAATATGAAGAAACACTTGTGAAATTCCGTCCGATGATTCGAGCTTTAGGAGGACAATTACATGAATAACAAGGAGATTTTGACAAGCTATGTATACAAGCTTGTTGCATCTTTGTATCAAGCAGGGGTAAAAGATGTTGTAGTAAGCCCAGGGTCACGTTCAACACCTTTAGCATATGCCTTTGCCCATACAAAAGAATTTCAAATGTACCGTCAAGTTGATGAACGCTCAGCAGCCTTTTTAGCTTTAGGGTTAGCTAAAGCGAGTGCACGTCCGGTAGTACTTGTTTGTACATCAGGTACGGCGGCTGCTAATTACTTTCCAGCGATTGTGGAAGCAAAATTATCACGTATTCCTTTAATTGTATTAACGGCTGATCGTCCACATGAGCTTCGTGAAGTAGGAGCACCACAAGCGATTGCACAACCGAATTTATATGGCAATCAAGTAAAATGGTCCGTTGATTTTCCATTGCCAGATGAATTTCCAAATACCTTACCTTTTGTAGAAAGACATATAGCTCGAGCTGTAGCGATTGCTTTAACTGCACCAGCAGGACCTGTTCATGTGAATGTTCCGTTCCGTGAGCCTTTATTAATCGATTTTCAAGAAAAATTACCAGTAGGTTCATTTATCGAAAGTATATCGCAAGAAATACGTCCAAGTGAGCATGCTATGAATGTCTTGGAAACGGCAATTGAAAGAGCAAGAAAAGGTATTGTGATTGTAGGAGAATTAGCACAAGATACAGATTTAGAAGTTGTTTGGAACTTTATCCGCCATCTTCAATGGCCGATTTTAGCGGAAAGCTTATCACATTTACGTGCAAACGTACCAAATGATTGTGCAAAGTATATAATCGACCAATATGACGCTTTATTGAAAAATGAAACATTTAAAAATATAGCAGAATGCGATACAGCGGTCCGTTTTGGCTCACAGCCAGTTTCCAAACCATTAATGCAATTCTTAACAACAGTTCAGCCATCAACATATTTAGTTATTGATGAAGATCCGATGTTTCGTGATTCATTGGCTATTACAACACATCATGTTCAAGCAACAATTAGTAGATGGTTAGATGATCTAACCATCACACCTGCTAATACGGATCCAACATATGTTGAACAATGGATTTCAGCCAATCAAATTGCGACGCATCAAGTAGAAACGTATATTCAAGAGATGACTGATGAAGGTGCACTTGTGGCTACTTTATTTGAACATTTGCCAGAGCATAGTGACTTGTTTGCAAGTAGCAGTATGCCTATCCGTGATGTGGATACTTTCTTCAATAAGACTTCAAAAGATGTTCGTATTTATGCGAATCGTGGTGCAAATGGGATAGATGGAGTTGTATCAACTGCAATTGGTACGCAATTAGCTACAAAACGTGATTCCTATTTATTGATTGGGGATTTAGCATTTTTACATGATTCAAATGGATTGATTGCATCTCGTTATCAACGATGTGATTTAACGATTGTTGTCATGAATAATGACGGAGGTGGTATTTTCTCTTATCTTTCTCAAGCAACTGTTGAAGAACATTATGAAGAATTATTTGGGACACCATCTGGACTTCAATTCGCTGATTTAGCAAGAATGTATGATGCTCAATACCATGTAGTACGAACTATAGATGAATTTGCACACGTACTGGACACACCTAAAGAAAAGCCACTACGTATTATTGAAGTAATTACAAATCGTATGAACAACGTTCAATCGCATCGAAAGCTATGGGATTCCATTGGTAAGGAGTTAGATGAAAAATGGCAAGCGTAATGACATCTATAAGAGGATTAAATGTCCATTACCAAATACTCAATCCACAAGCTGAAAAAACACTTGTTTTTCTACATGGATTCACGGGTAGTACGAAAACTTGGGATTCGGTAATTCCATTTTTTCATGGCACTTATCGTATTATAACATTAGATTTAATCGGACACGGTTTAACAGATGCACCATACAGTGTCCAACGTTATTCAATGGAAGAACAAGTTGAATTATTGCATGATTTCTTTGAGGCAAGAAGGATTCCTTCCTTTACTTTAATCGGTTATTCTATGGGGGGACGTGTAGCACTTGCTTTTACACTAAAATATTCGGATATGGTTGAACAACTAATATTAGAAAGTTCATCACCTGGCCTTCCGACATTAGAAGAACGGGCTATTAGAAGAAAGAATGATCATGCATTAGCTGATCGTATTGAAAAAGATGGACTTGAGTCTTTTGTGAGTTATTGGGAGAATATCCCGCTGTTTGAATCCCAAAAGAAACTTCCGATTTCTGCGCAACTTGCTATTCGTTCTGAACGATTCGAACAACGTGCGGTTGGATTAGCTAATAGTTTACGTGGGATGGGAACAGGTGAACAGCCTTCTTATTGGAAACAATTGCATAACTACACAAAACCTGTACTTTTAATGACTGGTGAATTAGACAAAAAATTTGAACAAAAGGCTTATAACATGAAAAAAAGATTCCAATGTTGCGAAAATGTGATCGTGCCAAATGTTGGGCATGCAATACATGTGGAAAATCCACAAACTTTTGCTACAATAATAGAGGAACATCTAGAATATATTTAGGAGGACTTATTAATGACTCGTGAATGGGTAACTGAACATGTCTATGAAGATATCAAATATGAATCTTATAATGGCATTGCTAAAATTACAATTAACCGTCCAGAAGTAAGAAATGCATTCCGCCCAAAAACAACTGCAGAAATGATTGATGCATTCACTCGTGCTCGCGATGATGCTAAAATTGGTGCAATCATTTTAACAGGTGAAGGTGAAAAAGCATTCTGCTCAGGCGGAGATCAAAAAGTACGTGGTAACGGTGGTTATGTTGGTGATGATAATATTCCACGCTTAAATGTACTGGATCTTCAAACATTAATCCGCAAAATTCCAAAACCAGTAGTGGCAATGGTAGCAGGTTATGCAATTGGTGGAGGACACGTACTACATATCGTATGTGATTTAACAATCGCTGCTGAAAATGCTCGCTTTGGACAAACTGGTCCAAAAGTTGGTTCATTTGATGCTGGTTACGGTGCAGGTTATCTAGCACGTATTGTAGGCCATAAAAAAGCGCGAGAAATCTGGTACTTATGCCGTCAATATGATGCACAAGAAGCACTTGATATGGGACTTGTAAACACAGTTGTTCCTTATGAAAAACTAGAAGATACTACTGTAGAATGGTGCGAAGAAATGCTTAAAAAATCACCAACTGCTCTTCGTTTCTTAAAAGCTTCATTCAACGCAGATACAGACGGTTTAGCAGGCTTACAACAACTTGGTGGTGACGCAACTTTACTTTACTACACAACTGATGAAGCAAAAGAAGGTCGCGACGCATTCAAAGAAAAACGTGATCCAGACTTTGGTCAATTCCCACGTTTCCCTTAATCGGTAAGTTACTCAATATTGTATTATTTCTTTATAAAATGAACATCCGGAAAGTCAGAAATATAGACTTTTTAGATGTTCATTTTTTAATTAGTAAATCAATAGTATTCGCTATTATCATGATAGATTGAAAAAACTTTTTAGCAGTATCAAAATAATACGGGTTTTTTCAATTTTTACTAGGATAATGATATGATAAAAGAGATTAACTTTAAATTAAGGGTGACATATAACATGATTCCAAACTGGATTATCCAACGTTCAACATTGACACCTGAACGTGTAGCAGTACGATTTGAAGGTAATTCGTGGACATATCAAGAAATACATGAAAAATCATTAGATCAAGCGAAACGACTACTAGCACTTGGTGTGAGACCTCATGACCGAGTTGCCATTTACGCTACATCCACTCCACAAATTATTTTCATGATTTGTGGCTGTATGCATTTACAATGTGAAATGGTGTTATTAAATTTACGCTTAAGTAAAACTGAATTAGTATATCAAATTGAAGACTCTGAAGTTGTTGCGATACTAGCTGAAGATGGGCTAGTAGAAAAATTACCTGAGACAACTATTCGTGTTTATCCATTTTCAGTAGTTGAGAAAGAACGCCCTGATGATTTTACACCAGTATCGGAATGGGCAGAAGAAGATACGATGACGATCATGTATACTTCGGGTACAACAGGATTTCCAAAAGGGGTACGACAAACGATTGGCAATCATGTATCTGTTGCCACTTCCTCTATGTATAACACAGGATTAGTTGAGAATGATGCATGGCTCTGTACGGTTCCTTTATTCCATATCAGTGGATTTTCTATGTTATGTAAATGCCTATTACATGGAGTTCGTTTAGATTTATACCGCAAATTTGATGTTGAAAAGGTTGTAGATCAACTTGTAGAAGGTTCTGTAACACGAATGTCAGTCGTTGCTGTAACATTAGAGCGTATTTTATCAGAGCTTGAAAAACGTAAACAACAAGTATCTAACCGTTTTTTGACGATGCTTGCAGGAGGAGGACCAGTGCCGATTGACTATTTAAAACGAGCAATCGATCGAGGTATACAAGTTTCTCAAACATATGGAATGACTGAAACCTCATCACAAACTGCAACATTATCAAGTAAGGATGCACTAAGAAAAATTGGGTCAGCTGGAAAGCCTTTATTTTTCAACCAGATCCAAATTGCAGATGCAAAAAATCCATATGATCAAGGCGAAATATTAATACGAGGAGCGCATGTAACACCTGGTTATGTTGGACGTTTTGCGAATAAGCCTTCCCAAGTAAATGGCTGGTTGCATAGTGGGGATATTGGTTATTTGGATGATGAAGGATATCTATTTGTCGTCGATCGACGTTCTGATTTAATCATTTCTGGTGGAGAGAACATTTACCCTGCAGAAATAGAAAATGTATTAATTTCTCATCCAAGCGTTCGTGAAGCGGGGGTTTGTGGTGTGGAAGATGATCAGTGGGGACAGGTACCGAATGCATTTGTTGTACTTAAAGATATAGTAGATACAGAAAAGCTGATAGCATTTTGTAAAAAGCATTTAGCTGCTTATAAAGTTCCTAAAAAGGTCTATATTGTTAAAGAGCTCCCTCGTAATGGCTCAAATAAATTATTGCGCCGCAAATTGCAAGAATTGATATGAAAAGTAAAATTAATGATTCATCGGTTGACTTTGTATAACCGATGGATTTTTTTGTGATTTTATTAAATGTAATCTGTAATAATTTCCATAATATTATATAATTTTATTAATTAGGAAGGTGATTTCAATTATATGAAGAATTTTCAACAGCAAATATCAATAGATAGTTTGATCATTGGAGGTGTAACCCATTGTCCACCCATCGATTTATCATTAGAATCAGGGATAATAACGGGATTATACTCTGATGTTAATAAAATTGAGTATATGATGAACCAACTTCAAGGTGATCCTGCTATTAATATTCATTTTCGTCAGGATGGTCATTATGACAGATTGTCCATTTTAGAAAGTATTAAATTTGAATGTGCATTATACAATGTGAAGATTAATGTGGATGACGTCTTAAAAATGATAGGATTATTCGATCAAAAGAATGTGAAAATGAAAAATCTAACATATTCCGAATTACAACGTGTAAGACTGGCTAAATTATTTATACACGAAAAACCAATACATATTTTACAAGAGCCATACCAAAATTTGGATAATAAGTCAAAGGAAATTGTTAACCTTGTTGTGAAAACTTTAAAGAATCAAGGTAGTGCTGTTTGTCTTTTTACGACAAATTTAGAAGATCTAATCCATTCTACAGATAAAGTATTCCGAGTAGATGAAAAAGGATTGAAACTAATTGATTTACAAGAAGTAAATGATTTTACCCAAAAAGAAATTCCAGAAAAACTGACTATTCAATTAGAGAAAATTCCTACTAAAATGAACGACAAATTGATCCTTTTTAATCCACCTGAAATTGATTATATTGAAAGTATTGAAGGAATCGTCAATGTTCACGTAAATGGTGATGCATATCCTTGTTCTTTAACTTTAAATGAGTTAGAAAAGCGGTTAATGCCGTTTGGTTTTTTTAGATGTCACCGTTCTTATATTGTAAATCTCCAAAAGGTTAGAGAAATTATTACGTGGACAAAGAACAGTTATAGCTTAATCCTATCAGGGAAAGAAAGAGGAAATGTACCATTATCGAGAAGTAAATTAGTCGAATTAAAAGGAATCATAGGAATATAAATATTTCTCGGGAAATAAATGTACTCAACTGACAAGGAAATAGTACAGTTCACCGACATATAACGTCATTCAGCCAAATTTAGATGTGTTTCCATCTACTCATGTGTATGCTTAGAGCATGAACCATATATAGGAGGTTTCAAGATGGAAACAATCATAGAAGTTAACAGGTTACAAAAGAAATTTCAAAAGGATTATGCAATTCGAAATGTATCTTTTAATATCCAAAAAGGTGAAATCTTTGGTTTCCTTGGACCGAGTGGTTCGGGAAAAACGACAACTATTAAAATTTTAACTGCACAGTTAACCCCATCTAGCGGTGAAGTAAGAGTTTTTAATAAAGAAACAGGTAATCTTAAATCATCAGAAGCAAGAAGTCGTTTTGGTATCTTAACAGATAATAGTGGACTATATGATCGGCTTACGATTGAGGAGAATCTTATTTTATATAGAAAAATATATAATTTGGAAGAAAATTCAGTAAAGTTAGCTCTTGACTTTGTTAATTTATATGATGAGAGAAAAAAGCGAATTAATACTTTATCAAAAGGTATGAAACAACGTGTAATGCTCGCTCGTACAATTTTGCATCAACCAGAGCTCCTCTTTTTAGATGAACCGACTTCTGCATTGGATCCTGTAAATAAGTATCATATATATGAAGGGCTTCGAAGCTTAAATGAAAGGGATACAACTATTTTTCTTACAACTCATGATATGACAGAAGCAGATACTCTTTGTGATCGAATTGCCTTTTTAAATAAAGGTGAAATTTGTGCGATCGGCACACCGAAAGAGCTTAAAAGGCAATTTGCTGATGATACATTAACTGTAGAATTAAAAAATGGTCATCAGAAAATTATCAGTAAAGGTATAGAAGATGCTGACAAAATGTTTGAATGGATGCAAGGAAATTTAATAGAGCGAGTATGGACAAACGAGCCTAGTTTAGGGGAAATTTTTGTTCAAGTAACAGGGAGGAAATTGTTATGAATTTATCTATTAAAAGAATGCAGGCAATTTTACTAAAGGACTATAAAGAATTCTCTCGAAATATGGCGGTATCTTCAATGGTATTTCTGCCTTTAATCTTAGCTGCAATTTATTCCCGAATGGGTGTTGATACGATGCAGGGACTTTTTATGCCCATTAATATGACTTTCTCTGTAGTTGCAACTTATATCCAATGTAGCATAATTGCTGAGGAAAAGGAAAAAAACACATTAAGAAATTTGATGCTATCTCCTGCAACGATTCCGGAAATTTTGATAGGAAAAAGCATGTTAACTTTTATCGTCACTATAATTATTGTGACTGGCTGTATGGTTTTATCTGAATACAATCCTGGAAATTTATTGATTATGATTGTTGCATTACTTTTATCAACTATTTTTTATATTGCTGTAGGGACATTACTTGGTTTGTTTGCTAAAACCGTAATGGAATCTTCCGTTATTGTCCTACCGGTCCTTTTTATATTTTCTTTAGGACCTGTTGTAAAAGTCTATATAGAGAATTATCCAATTTTGAAAGTAGTTGAATGGTTGCCAAGTACTCAACTAATTATGCTTGGGGAATCACTAGAAACAAATTGGGGAATATGGGATGTCATACAACCTTTTATCATCATAGCATTGTGGATATTGATTGCAATAATTGCAACTGTGAGCGTATATAAAAAGCGAATGGTGGATGAGTAGTTATGAAAAAAAGCTTCAAATTATTGAAGCTTTTTTATAGTTGTTAAACAAATATTGTAAAAGGTATTTGCTATCGGATGTTTTTTATGATGGCTTTTTTAGGATATGCAGGCTTTACTTCTGCAATAAGAATAGCACTCAATATCAATACAGCGCCAATAATCATACGGGGTGTTAAAATTTCATGTAAAAATAATACCGACATTATCATACCAAAAAAGGATTCCAAGGAAAGAATAATGGCTGCTTTTGTTGCGGTGGTATATTGATTTGCTATATTTTGGAAAAGGTAAGCAACAGTTGTTGAGAAAATAGCTAAATAGACAACTGAGTACAAGCCACCCTTTTCTAATGTTATAGGTGCATCTCCTTGAACAATTACCACTAAATTACTAATGATAGCAGCTGTTATGAATTGAATGATTGTAAGTTGTATAGCATCTTCTTTTTTGACAAAAAGATTTGTACAAAAGATATCAAAAGCAAATCCTACAGCACAAGCAAGTGATAAGGCATCGCCAATGTTCATGGTAAATGAGCCTTGTAAGGATAAGCACCCAATCCCTATAATGGCGAGAATAGATCCAATTATTTCGTATCCATCAATACGTCGTTTATAAATGGCATATGTAATGATGGGTACAATTATTATATTTATTGCTGTTAAAAACGCATTTTTGGAAGGTGTAGTGTATTGTAAACCTACTGTCTGTAGGGAAAAGGCAATATACAAAATAATTCCTAAGGTGACACCTTTCCAAATAACGGACTTGGTCACTTTTTTTAGTTTGTAACCAAAAAGAATGATCAAGATAAGAGAGGCTAATAAAAATCTTCCGGCCATTACCTGGTAAGCTGTTAAATATTTTAGTGCAATATCCGTAACGACAAAGCCACTACCCCAAATGATGGCGGTAAAGAGTAATAAGCTATTAGCTATGTATGGTTTCATCTTCGTTCTTCCTCCTAACTCAAATAAGGATAACATGAGATGAAAGACAATAATTTGTGTACAATTCTAAACTTTCAGGTGGATTTTTGTATTTATTCAAAAACGATAGAAGCTTTTTCGATGTAATTGTGGAGTAAGTACAATTTAACCGCTGCAGACAATTGTTCATAAAAAATAAAATCATTATCAACGGGTGTAATTAGTTGACGTATTTTTGTCATTCGATACCGAATAGTGTTCGGATGGCAAAAATGCGAATAGGCTACTTCTTTGATATTTCCTTTTTTAAGGATATAAGTTATGGCGGTTTCGATTAAATCAGGATCTACCTTTTCATCTAAAAGTGGTCCGAGATACTTGTGCACAAATTTCATTGCAAATGGAGCATTCTCTCGATAAAGTTCAATCAATAAAGTATCAGTTGCAAGTTTTTCATATTGACAAGTAGATTGAAGATTAATTTCAGCCATTATACGGGCAAAAAAAGCTTCTCTAACTGCAAGATGCATGGTTTTATGCGTAAATTGCACTTGGCTATATCCAATGGTAAGTAATTCTTTTGGAATAGCGTACATTGTCAACCATTCATTTAAAATTTTTTCAAACTGGAAACACTGAGATGCACTAGTCATTAAGATAAAAATACTTTTTTTATAAGTACATAAAATGCCTGATTTTAGTAATCCTTCTAATTGAAAAAGAGTATCCATACAATCAGTATTTTCAGTTGCTACCATTCCAATATTTGCAACAAATACATACTTTTCGAAAGGTCTATTCATTTGTTGTAGGAAGGAATGCAATTGCTTCTCATTAACTTCGTTTTCAATAAAATTCTTCATAATATTCTCTAAGATATGTGCTTTATCTTGTTTTTTTGTATAAGCCACTACCTCTAATATAATATCTTCAAAAAACTCATCCGCTCCAAATTGAAGTATGGGGAAATTTTGCTCGTCTGCGAAGGCAATCACTTCATCAGGTAGATTTTGAAATATAACTGGTTTATAAGCTAAAGCACTAACTCCGAGTTCAATTAGATTTTTGATCGTATCTATTAAATATTCTGGTTTTTCCTTTGCGAATAATAAGCTACTTAAGACAACACTATGTGGATTAAAAATAGTCTCTCTTACTGTTTGAATATCTGGCGAAAATTCAAAATCAAGGATTTCAACGCTTTTGACAGGATTAGATAATCCATTATTCCCTGCAACAATTAAGAAATCTTTTGTAATGGGTAGTTGCAAAAAATTTTTTACATTCATTTGTAGCTCAATCAACCTTTCGTGTAGCGATTATTTAGTATCGTAACATCTTTTCGAGTGAATGATGTATATTATTTGTCAACTTTTTGGATATTTTCTTTAGCATTTTATAAAAACTAGTGGTTTAGAAGAAATAGTAGTCATATCAATTATGTTTGTCCCATAAAACTATATTAAGGGAAAAGCCTTAGGTAAGGTTAGAAAATTGGCGAACGATCTAGGGGGGAGTTTTATTACTAAAAGTGAATCATACAAAATGAAAAACAGTGTATATGTTCTAGTTACTGGCGAAGTAATTTTATTGGTTACAACTTTAATGACTCAAAAGATTAGTATAGCAATGATGTTAGCAATCCTTTTTTTAATGGCAGTTCAATTCATTTGTTTAACAATGGTT
This window of the Rummeliibacillus pycnus genome carries:
- a CDS encoding DMT family transporter, encoding MKPYIANSLLLFTAIIWGSGFVVTDIALKYLTAYQVMAGRFLLASLILIILFGYKLKKVTKSVIWKGVTLGIILYIAFSLQTVGLQYTTPSKNAFLTAINIIIVPIITYAIYKRRIDGYEIIGSILAIIGIGCLSLQGSFTMNIGDALSLACAVGFAFDIFCTNLFVKKEDAIQLTIIQFITAAIISNLVVIVQGDAPITLEKGGLYSVVYLAIFSTTVAYLFQNIANQYTTATKAAIILSLESFFGMIMSVLFLHEILTPRMIIGAVLILSAILIAEVKPAYPKKAIIKNIR
- a CDS encoding ABC transporter permease, which codes for MNLSIKRMQAILLKDYKEFSRNMAVSSMVFLPLILAAIYSRMGVDTMQGLFMPINMTFSVVATYIQCSIIAEEKEKNTLRNLMLSPATIPEILIGKSMLTFIVTIIIVTGCMVLSEYNPGNLLIMIVALLLSTIFYIAVGTLLGLFAKTVMESSVIVLPVLFIFSLGPVVKVYIENYPILKVVEWLPSTQLIMLGESLETNWGIWDVIQPFIIIALWILIAIIATVSVYKKRMVDE
- the menD gene encoding 2-succinyl-5-enolpyruvyl-6-hydroxy-3-cyclohexene-1-carboxylic-acid synthase — its product is MNNKEILTSYVYKLVASLYQAGVKDVVVSPGSRSTPLAYAFAHTKEFQMYRQVDERSAAFLALGLAKASARPVVLVCTSGTAAANYFPAIVEAKLSRIPLIVLTADRPHELREVGAPQAIAQPNLYGNQVKWSVDFPLPDEFPNTLPFVERHIARAVAIALTAPAGPVHVNVPFREPLLIDFQEKLPVGSFIESISQEIRPSEHAMNVLETAIERARKGIVIVGELAQDTDLEVVWNFIRHLQWPILAESLSHLRANVPNDCAKYIIDQYDALLKNETFKNIAECDTAVRFGSQPVSKPLMQFLTTVQPSTYLVIDEDPMFRDSLAITTHHVQATISRWLDDLTITPANTDPTYVEQWISANQIATHQVETYIQEMTDEGALVATLFEHLPEHSDLFASSSMPIRDVDTFFNKTSKDVRIYANRGANGIDGVVSTAIGTQLATKRDSYLLIGDLAFLHDSNGLIASRYQRCDLTIVVMNNDGGGIFSYLSQATVEEHYEELFGTPSGLQFADLARMYDAQYHVVRTIDEFAHVLDTPKEKPLRIIEVITNRMNNVQSHRKLWDSIGKELDEKWQA
- the menH gene encoding 2-succinyl-6-hydroxy-2,4-cyclohexadiene-1-carboxylate synthase; this encodes MASVMTSIRGLNVHYQILNPQAEKTLVFLHGFTGSTKTWDSVIPFFHGTYRIITLDLIGHGLTDAPYSVQRYSMEEQVELLHDFFEARRIPSFTLIGYSMGGRVALAFTLKYSDMVEQLILESSSPGLPTLEERAIRRKNDHALADRIEKDGLESFVSYWENIPLFESQKKLPISAQLAIRSERFEQRAVGLANSLRGMGTGEQPSYWKQLHNYTKPVLLMTGELDKKFEQKAYNMKKRFQCCENVIVPNVGHAIHVENPQTFATIIEEHLEYI
- a CDS encoding LytTR family transcriptional regulator DNA-binding domain-containing protein → MKNFQQQISIDSLIIGGVTHCPPIDLSLESGIITGLYSDVNKIEYMMNQLQGDPAINIHFRQDGHYDRLSILESIKFECALYNVKINVDDVLKMIGLFDQKNVKMKNLTYSELQRVRLAKLFIHEKPIHILQEPYQNLDNKSKEIVNLVVKTLKNQGSAVCLFTTNLEDLIHSTDKVFRVDEKGLKLIDLQEVNDFTQKEIPEKLTIQLEKIPTKMNDKLILFNPPEIDYIESIEGIVNVHVNGDAYPCSLTLNELEKRLMPFGFFRCHRSYIVNLQKVREIITWTKNSYSLILSGKERGNVPLSRSKLVELKGIIGI
- a CDS encoding ABC transporter ATP-binding protein; protein product: METIIEVNRLQKKFQKDYAIRNVSFNIQKGEIFGFLGPSGSGKTTTIKILTAQLTPSSGEVRVFNKETGNLKSSEARSRFGILTDNSGLYDRLTIEENLILYRKIYNLEENSVKLALDFVNLYDERKKRINTLSKGMKQRVMLARTILHQPELLFLDEPTSALDPVNKYHIYEGLRSLNERDTTIFLTTHDMTEADTLCDRIAFLNKGEICAIGTPKELKRQFADDTLTVELKNGHQKIISKGIEDADKMFEWMQGNLIERVWTNEPSLGEIFVQVTGRKLL
- a CDS encoding isochorismate synthase, whose translation is MNRKLSTTTGDQIETEKSTLQFFSETIEVNRLSALAFFEAGEEFFAGQRYYWQNREKTFTLVGLGHAYTITSQSEKQRFDDVEQQWKKLTQHVVTNDQALQPILFGGFTFDPENGVTGEWEGIPQAFFAVATYQLVMRNDHVYISTNYIAEQENPQVFEQLCKKRDELMHTAQVKALKTYSKPQVKSSFEPYKEEYLESIKQVTSLIRQKEADKVVIARSLALQFEEAVSSPNVLSQIILEQPESYLFGLEYQDKLFFGASPERLVKVEDSYAYSSCVAGSVKRGKTAEEDEKLGQSLLNDAKNRSEHQYVVDMIGNTFKENCSSYDIPSQPKLLKIRDIQHLFTPVEGQLKNNATILQLVKTLHPTPALGGVPRNRAMEVIRAYEPMNRGYYAAPIGWLDAEGNGEFAVAIRSALLLQDKAFLYAGGGIVADSEPQSEYEETLVKFRPMIRALGGQLHE
- the menB gene encoding 1,4-dihydroxy-2-naphthoyl-CoA synthase, with the translated sequence MTREWVTEHVYEDIKYESYNGIAKITINRPEVRNAFRPKTTAEMIDAFTRARDDAKIGAIILTGEGEKAFCSGGDQKVRGNGGYVGDDNIPRLNVLDLQTLIRKIPKPVVAMVAGYAIGGGHVLHIVCDLTIAAENARFGQTGPKVGSFDAGYGAGYLARIVGHKKAREIWYLCRQYDAQEALDMGLVNTVVPYEKLEDTTVEWCEEMLKKSPTALRFLKASFNADTDGLAGLQQLGGDATLLYYTTDEAKEGRDAFKEKRDPDFGQFPRFP
- a CDS encoding o-succinylbenzoate--CoA ligase, translating into MIPNWIIQRSTLTPERVAVRFEGNSWTYQEIHEKSLDQAKRLLALGVRPHDRVAIYATSTPQIIFMICGCMHLQCEMVLLNLRLSKTELVYQIEDSEVVAILAEDGLVEKLPETTIRVYPFSVVEKERPDDFTPVSEWAEEDTMTIMYTSGTTGFPKGVRQTIGNHVSVATSSMYNTGLVENDAWLCTVPLFHISGFSMLCKCLLHGVRLDLYRKFDVEKVVDQLVEGSVTRMSVVAVTLERILSELEKRKQQVSNRFLTMLAGGGPVPIDYLKRAIDRGIQVSQTYGMTETSSQTATLSSKDALRKIGSAGKPLFFNQIQIADAKNPYDQGEILIRGAHVTPGYVGRFANKPSQVNGWLHSGDIGYLDDEGYLFVVDRRSDLIISGGENIYPAEIENVLISHPSVREAGVCGVEDDQWGQVPNAFVVLKDIVDTEKLIAFCKKHLAAYKVPKKVYIVKELPRNGSNKLLRRKLQELI